The sequence TCAGGCCGAGGGCAGTGAGGTGCAGGCATTCGTGCTGCCTGAACTGGtcggtgatgatgatgatgatgatgatgataatgctGATTACTGTAGACATCCTCAAGCATGCCGAGCGGCGTCTCCTCTTCTGGGCTGTAATGATGCGTTAAGGAGGGCTGTAATGGACGCGGAAACACCTCCTCGATGGATGCGGGCATGGAGGTCTCTGCCAGAACGGAGCGGAAATTAAAAACGTTTATCGAGTCCGGGTTGACGTATCCAGGAGAAGCCGATGGGCTCTGAGGCGAGTAGACGGGCTGAGTGGGTGTTGACACTCCAACACTCTGATAGGTGTGCTCTGTTTGCGTGACATCGCTaagctcttttttctctctgcagtcCCTCCTCTCAGCGCTGCCTTCATCCAAGCTCCCTGACCCGAGCGGACTGACATTAGGAGTGAAATTGCACATGCTTTCCTGTCCGTCGGTGACCTGTAGCGACTCTGAGCAGAGGTGCGGAGGCAGGAAATGAAGAGGATGAGAGTAGCAGTGGGTCTCCGCAGGGCTGTGCACCGATGTTTGCCACTGGGAAGCAGGGGAGACATTAGAGCCGCTGTACTCCTGGGGATATGCTTTGAGATCAAGGACTGAGGGCCGTGGTGGTCTGTCCTGGACGTGAGATGCTTCCGGTCTGTGAAGCGGATGCACAGGGACATTGCTTCTTCTTTGGGAGCCACTGCTGGCCTTTTGGGCAGTTTCAGCCAGAGCCAGAGCCAACTTGCGTGCGGCACTCGTCAAGGGAGGGTGAGGAGGGAGAACAGAAACTGAACTCATAAGTCTATCTGTTCCTGGGGAGGGATAAGACAAACAACGCTACAGTATGACAGGACAAACAAAGCTATGGTAAGACATGATGGGACAAGACACAAAAGCTTTCATAAGAAACTAAGAAAGGCTTTCTTATTTAAATAACCGCTAACTTTACAGTATAAATCAAGTATGCAATGTGAAAGAGCAATGGCACTAACCTGGATCGGACATGTTCTGTGCAGACTGAGTGAGGTCTGTCACAGCTGATGCCTGGCTCGCTGTGCTGAGTGGGCTGCAGTGTTGATAGGACGCTTTGGGCCCTTTTCCATCTGCCAGTGGAGCGTCACCGTTATCCGCTGGGGTAGAAGAAACCTTCTGAGGTGGCAGAGACATGGATGCAGACTGAACATCTGCTTGCGTCTTAAATGATTTCTTCCTGAGTTTAGGGGAGAGCTGCTTGTAGCTAACCTTCCTCACACCTTTACTGAGCACTGGACTAATGTCTGGAGACTGTAGGCAGGccaggttgttgttgttaggAGAAGAGATGAGCTCTGATTCACTGGAACAACCAACATTCTTCCTCCACTTGTTTGTATCTTTACCGTGTTGTGGTCCAGGGGTTGCTGAAGGTGGGCTGCACTGAAAAGACATGGGGTCAAAGTCTAAAATAGAGATGCCTGCAGCCGGTGGAGAAAGGTCGAGGTCATCCTCCTGGTGCGGAGGTGAAATGCCTGCTGCAGTACTGACACGGTCAGCACCAGCATGACTCTCGTGTGGCGGTTTTGTTTTGCGGTCGCGTTTACTGCCGCCGTTGTGGAGGTCGTCTTTACTGACGGCAGACATGGCCTCGCTAGTTGAACGAGGTCTGAGAGGACGGTAACTTGGAGGCTCCCCTGGGATGGAATAAATTATACTCATATTATATTTATACTGATTATTTAGTAGTATGTTGTACAAAAATATTATAAACCACTGGCAGCATGTTTGAAGTGTAAAAAATagacaatattaaacattaattaCCTTGTAAATTTTGCAAAGAGGTGAGAGATTCTTCACTTTTGGTAGAGCGCAAAGTGCCACTATCTCCTCTTCCCCCTGCAAACATTTGATCAAATTAATATTCCTAATAAATTAATCAGCATCTCTAATAAATACATCAATCAGTACAAGAAAGCgataaattaaaatgcaaaaaaagaagcaataaaGATTTGGGGTACAGAAGCTGCATGTTTTCTGGCTGCgcaacagcagcagtgagcTGACCTGGCAGTGCAATGCTCTTTATCTCGTTAGGCTCACTGGGGTGTCGCTTCAGTTTACGTTTGGACACAGAATGGGATTTTCCCAGGTGGAAAAAAGAGAGCCAGTTCCCCACTGGAGACTTCTTAGCCTTAGCAGGAGGCCGCTTGCTGCTGCAACACAGAAACGCATCATTTTCAATACTGGCGCTTGTTTCTAAAAgtacaagaagaagaaataactgctgtgaacaaaaacaagacattaGTAGTTACTATTTTTTCATTATATGATGTGATTAATTATCTAGTCTACAACCAGAGTGTTAGCGATGACTCACGATCAATCACAAATTGCATGATATTGTGAAGTATGAGAAGAGAGTGAAAGGTTTTCTTATCATTGGCTGTATTACACAAACGTATTAGAATTCAAATCCATTCAAAACTCAAAGAGGATCCTGCCACAGCCATAAACAGCGTGATCATCATGTCATAGAGTGGACCGGATTAGCACAATGATGATAGGAAACCCCCGACCAGTAATACGAGCACTGACTCAGCGATTATGACCAATAGGAGCATGTTCATCACCATCTAACAGGATACACGTGGCAAAGTGAAAGTTCGAACTCTCCtgtcatttgttttttcagcttttttcatgtTGTTCAAGCATGTTTATTATCATGGAGGATCTCATGTTAATGACTTGAATGACTAAATTGTTTGAACTGATTCTTCAGCCCATCAGGAGCAAGAATTTGTAAGTGGTGTGCATGAAGGTCACactgtgaaaatggaaaaaccTTGTAAGTGACCTTAtccacacatttctttttttatgtgttaCAATTTGTATTCAGCCAAATTGTTGTAAAACTTGAGTGAAGACCCATTACGTGATCATCGTTAAGTGCGATTAAACTGTGACCAATACTGTAAACGGACTGACAGATGACGGATGCCTCATCATGGCTCATCAGTCATCTGATtggactaaaaaaaataaaaaaattaaaaaagagagaaaatgcaaaattcCCAAAAGTGAACTTGACATTTTCAGATACTTGTTTTGGCCGATTATTCATCTCATGGCATCTAATTAAAGAATAATTTAGTTATAAAGTTTGCAGCTTTGCTTTGTAAATGACTTTTAATTAAGTGCCAAATATGCTGCTCATCCATTAACTGTTATCAATAAACAGATCAGATCGGGTGTGACAACACGTGAGTCGCGGTTCGAGAAGCAGAAGGATTCCTTCACATATATCACAGAAGGCGGCCATATACCAACCTCTCTATCGGAAGCTCGATGACTGTGTGGAACTTGCCGAGGAGAGCTCCTGGTCCCTCTCCGACCTCGATGTAGTCACTGTGGGTGAGGCAGGGGGTGGTGGCCGGGGAGCTCAGATGTACCTGTGTGCGAGCCTGAGCTTCCTCTATAGACAGTAACTTAGTGGATGGGGAGCAGACCATCAGGGACTTTGGTCTGGATAAGGTGTTGTTACCTAAAGTTGAAATGTTCAGTGTGTTAGAGATGCATACAGGGTATATAATGTATACAAGAACTTTTATAATCCTTGACTgggaaacagtttaaaaaaaacacttaccAGTCCTTTCCCTTATGATCGAATTAAGTTTGGGGCTGAAGAGAGCCTCAGTATTATTGAGGATGAATTCCACCACCACCGACTGGATACGCACCTCCATGAACGCGGCCGTGCCGCTAAAGCAGGCCGACTCGATCTGTCTGGacctgaaacacagcaaagcaCAGCGCAACCCATTTCACAGCTCTGTACCACTGAGACATGCCCCAGTTCACCGTCACAGAAAGGCTAGAATGAAACAGCAAAGCTAATGCTGTGACGCTATGATAGTCACCTGAGGAGGTTAGGTGCCCAGACGATAGCTAagttttttgtgtgcatgttagtGATGGAGCTGAAGGTGGCGAGTTGGGAGAGGTGCCTCATGAGGaactccagtgtcctgcagaaaaaaagtaaatttttaatctaagcttttttctttttagactttAAAATTGACAACTTTAGCTTATTGTATCTGCTCAAACCCAACACAGTTATCCTTCCTATTACCAATAAAAAGATTTGAAACTGGTAGGATCAGTTTTTCAAATCTCAAGCTAAATAAAACAACTTTCAATTGCTGTGTTTGGTGAATATGTGAGACATTTTTGTAACTGAGATATCGGCTTGTGTAGGAAAACGGGATCTCACGGCTTCCACAAACCAAATCAGGCTCTCAGCAGGGTCCGACATGCTGTTTACAAAATCCCATTTCTACTTCAGACCACCAGGGTGCAGCAGCAGCGAGCTTGAAAGCTGACCTGTAATGTGGAGGAGGCAGCTGCTGGATGACATTGTGGATTTTGACCAGCCTCTCCTCATCTGTGGCTGCAGACACAGCCTCCTGTAAAAAGACAGAGGATAAAGCGCGCATGACTTCGAGACCGTTAATCACAGCCGAGGGAGTTTCCTCAACATCCCCGCTCTcgttttccccctctttttttaaatattcaaagcAGCCACTGTTTTGTCTCGCTTAATCTGCTATTCGGGTTTTAACATGCACAACCCCCGCTGTTCCTAGAAAGCTCAGCGTGATGCACTGACCCCATTTTGAGCAGCACTTCAAAATGAGCAGAAATTTTGAAATGATTTCCTCTGTTCTTTTGTCAACACTGAATAACTAGAAATAGGTTCCTCGCAGCTTTTTTGCCCTACTTGTAATACTTGACACTGTTGCAATACCAGCTTCCTTTCTGATATCTATTCCCAGTGTAAACCCGTGCTGTGGTCCTTACCGAGAATCTGTCGTAGAGCTGGTAGGTGAGAAGAGGGTTGGGCAGCTCCCTGAAGTACAGTTTGCAGAGAGAGCCCACTGAGTGAATATCCTGTGTGTAGACGTCTCTGCTCAGGTCTGGGACCTGTTCAGAGTCAAACTCATGCCTACATGGAGaccaaaataaagagaaagcaGAACAGTGTGGGAGTCATCCTACTGCCCATCTGTCAAtatatgagaaaaacaaacaacaaaaacaggactATAAGCTCCTTTTGAGGCAGAAATCATTAATTTACCACATgataattattattactatttcagtgtctttgtttaaaaaaaaaaacttcattctTGCATCTAATGCAGGAAATCTATTAATAAACTTGCTGATTATTATCAGAAAATCGTCGACTGCTTTTTTATCTCCTGTGTTTTCATAAATGTTGAAAGACTATTTCATGTGGTGTCAGTCAGTTTTAAGTGAGAAAAGACGTTTTGATTGGCTGTCAAACACCATCAGGTTCTGTGCCTAATTTATGTACTGATGGGGGATTGTTTCACAAATTCCTCCTGGCAAGCATAAACTAGATGAGAAGACCATTACAGCCGTTCAGAGCTGCACAGCTTGAAACAAATTGTGTTTGATGGATTTCAAGAGAAGCagctcaaaaagaaaataatatttaatgaaTCTCAGTATATTTCCAATTACTTATCATAATTCAGTCACCAAAAAagcttttgaaagaaaaaagaaaataagcaaaaagaagaaaaaaaaagacactgaaaCCCCAGAGGGAACTCAGACTAGAGGGAATATTTTAGAAGGTAGATGCCAGTTTTGGAATTTGGTCCTTCCTGGGAATCCTCAGGAATTGTTTAGGGTTATATATCGATTTTGCAGCATGTGCGAAACAGGCACAAACCTCAGTTTCTGAATGTTGGAAGAGATCCCTGAGAGCCTGTAGATCCCATCCACCACTCCATGTTTCTCTATGAAGTCTGCACAACTCTTAACAACCTGGGGCACTGCAATAGACAAAAGATGGTCAGCGACATGCTTCATTCCTTTAGGATATCTGAAGTTGTCTATGCATTACCACATAAgaataaaaaaccccaaaactcaTTGTTCCTCTGATTAACAAATGGACTCTCCTCTCAAGCAGCCTGCCGTAGATCTTACAGAGGAGGCTGAAGAGTGTGATCCCCATGAAGCTGGAACACATTCTCCGGTCCACCTTCTTAAAAAGAGAAACCACTACCACAGTCTGCCAGTCCAGAGACATTGTCCTCAAGTTCAGTGCTTTGCTGCAAAAGCATGCCCACTAACACAGCCCTGAAACATCCGGTTACTTAAGAAATTCGAGAAGAATCTCATCCACCCCAGGAGCCTGGCCATCAGTGATGGGCAAGTCTTCCCCCTGGTCCCCAGTCTCTGATTCTTCTGTGGAAGCCGTGCTACTGGGATCTAACTATTCCAGTGCACTACACTTACTGTAGACAATGTGAGTAGAGCCCTGCTCTCCCCTCCTGGAAAACCTGATGGTTTGCCACAATTGCCCCAAAGTCTACTAAAAGTTTTGCACCATGGTCTCaataaactccttttttgcttcAGCTACAGCACAGCTGCACTCCATACAGCCTGCTGGTAGAAATGAGCTTCCCCCAGAGGGTCCATTGGATGAGTTAGGGAGGTGGTTGGGGAGAGGGAGGCCTGAACATATTTGCTTAGACAGCTGGCCCTGTGACCAATGACTCAGATAAGTGACAGAAAATGGCGGATGTAACAATAAAACATCCGTTTTGTCTTGATTCGGTGTACTGTGCATCTCTACATGTTATTACAAGCCAAGACTTTTACTAACCACTGCAGTCTGTTTACTGGGTTGGCCATCACTGACCACGGGCAGGTAACAGTGGTAAACGTCCAGCTTATCTCCGCATCATTCTCTGTTTCAACTCCAATAGTCACATTTAAATAGCTGCTTTtttagtgtgtttttgtgataaTCTGCTATTTTCGCACCTTAGACATGGATTACTTTGCAGTAAAGACTCAAACACGCTTATAGCTAGTGTCAAATTGAAAGTCGTCATTAAAAATATCCTTTCTTCAGGTGTTTTATAAGTTGAAGGTTTTCTATATCACGTTGCTTGTGTTACATTTTGCACACATTTTTGATGCCTCGATCGGTTCTTTCAAAAGCAATTTTTGAATGGGACGCCCTGACAAAAATCAATCATACCACGAAGTACTGCATGTGCAGCCAAAGCCCGAAAACCTGGATCGTATTTCTCTGTACCACAGCATGGCTCGTTGTGCTATgcaacaattaaaaacatttcactgagtCAATGTGTTGCAGTGGATAACAGGCTCATTCATCACTGTAAATACAAGGTACTGTGGTTTATCTTGAGCGAATCCAAAACACACAGTCCTGAGGCTGTTAAGACTCTTGAGTGAAGTGTTTACGCAGCATTTAAACATACATCACCCACCTTCAACAGGGAAAAACACTGTAATACAACtggattttttcctatttcagctgttttctatGAATCATTACTCACTGGCTGAAGTGTTCCCACGAGGAAAGGTTACAAGTAGGCATCGCTTCATTGTAAGGAGTCACAACACAGGTGAAATTACATTATCCAGCGTGAAGAACAGATTTTACTACAATATTTAGCAAGAAAtgtatgaaattaaaataatacacaTGATGAAAGTCACATGAGTATTGTCTACCTATTGACCCGAAGGCCTAAAAACCCAAAATACACAAAGCAGTTTTGGCAAATCTACAAAAATCTATAGAGCCATAGATTCACGAGGTAATCCCTGCTTTGGGATTAGTTCTTACCTTCCAGCAGTTTACACTGAAATGTGAACAGCCAGCAGGTAAAAATGATTCACtgtaaaatgagaaataaaaatccATTTTACCCTCATGTCCTGAGTTGTGGAGATGTTCCCCCAGGTCACAGCCAAACACACGCTCTCGGAGGATGCCGCGCTGCCTGAGCTTCTGCGGCGGCGGTCGAGACTTCATAAAAGACCTCAGGAACGTTACCAGCTTTCCATGCTTCTTACACACTGATTAAGATGAAACACACAACCAACATACATATAACAGGCGAGTGAAATCAATCTGACTCATATCCTGGAAGCAAGTCTTAAATAAATCATCAcgcaccgacacacacacacacacacacactgaaaagtACCTGGCTTTGGCACTGAGCTTTGAACACTGGGGGGAATCTTGTCATTTATCAGCTCAACACAGTCACAGGGGAAGAAACCAACCTGgaagaagagagaagagagactGAGAGGACTAAAGGGGAAAGACAGAAACTGTGATACGCTTGAATGTTAAAAGGACCAGAGGGGGTGTTTTATGCTGGAGCAGACTGTTATACGGCGAGGGTGCAGAAATAGGTCAGGAAGCATGAGACGCTGCCTCAGACGCTAAATCCTCAGCTATCAGCTGCAATAGTGTGGCTGGCATTGTTTgtgacaaacagacacaaaaccTGTGAGTCTGTCTCGTTGCGTCTAGATCCTCATTGCAAAACGTGCTCCTGTTGGCAGCAACTACTTCTACTCTAGCAGGGACAACAACACATTTGATTACTTTGGTAAGGCATCCTGGAGTTGCAGGCCAAACCTATTATTAAATATATCCACAGACTTTGTATGGATATTGtaaatggttcatttatttcaaagcatcaaatttttaaaaacattttctgctctCCCATCTCcaatttgcataaaaatgttGTGCGTCCAAAGTCTGAGGATATAACGATTGCTGTGAAATTTAGGCTTCATATGCTAATTACTTTGTATACATTGTATTTCTGGTTTGTTGAGCCACTCCCAGCGTGTTTTTCGTTCACACTTTGAAATCTGAAACTATATTTGAATATGAATATCTCATAAAGTATCCACAATAAAATGCctgaaatgtttttatacatcaaacacagcaaaataattAACAGTTATAAGAAAGGGATTAATAATTAACTTTCCTGTCATAAGTGTCGCGAGGCCAAATTGCCGTTTCCTCATGCCGAGATCGGTATCTCCAAGACCTTAACTCCCCATTCCAACAGTAAGTCTAAAGCCACAACTGCTGCAGGCAAGCAAGGACACACGCTAACTGCCAGAATATATATGAAAATGCTacattgttgcatttttaatgtctctctgactatattttaaacttaatcTGGATTATCAGACTGCTCCGGGGCAGTAGGACTcgaaaattaaaatacacaaaacatattttaaaaacattatttgctTAGTTATAACTAGAGTACCATTTAGAAACTATTCAGATCTTTTTGGATCAgacacaaaatgtttttgaaaccaGAGAAAGTCGAGCAGAAGACCCATGATGATAGAATGactcaaaaatattaaaaggtaAAACAGAACAGGGATGCAAAGTGGGACACCTCTGGTTCTCTTTAATTAAATTCAAGGTATTACCTGTTTTTACCTGTATTATTATACAGTAGAAAGAGGACATTTGTGCATTTATTATACCTGAAATCCATGTTTCCCTCGCCACCAGCCTGTGTCTTCTTTAGGCGGCATGTCGATGACTGAAACAATGTCCCCCACCTGGATCACAAAGCGTGTGATGATGAGTCTGATCACAGGTGAGTCCATTAAAAAGGAATCATGATGGAATCAGAAATCTGCATATGTTAAACACTCGGTCAAATAAAATCTagctaaagaagaaaaaacaagttaaacaaaTGGGAGTGTGTTTCTCATAGATGTTTTATAATAGCTGGTACCTCAAAGGTTAGCTCGTCTGTGGCCTGGGCTGTGTACCGCTTGGTGACGTGGGCAGCGGCGATGGCGGGGACATTGATTGAAGCTTCTTCAGACACCAGCAGATGGTTCCCCTTGTTGTcgatctaaaaataaaaagtgttacAACAGAGACGTGTTAGCCCAGTTTTTCTTAAGCACAGGAAGCAGGGAACGGGAGCTCTGTCGCTGCAGTAAAAGTGACAGAGACAGGAAGcagaagagaggggaaaaaatattttctttttacctccAACTTGACTTAATATCAGTCGTTCCCTGTTAAAGCAGAGCCTGAACAATGCACAGCATGTAGCATAAGCTATTAAACTATTAAAGCATGTTTATAACCCCTCAATGTCCAAAATCGTCATTAAGGCTAAATGTAATCTTTATAGGCGAATGAGCTACAGGAGACGCACTACTTCACAAAATACACTGACAACCGCAAGTTCTTTCATGCTTGTGTTGATATGATCTTGGAGCTCTGGTTTCTCTCACCATCAGAAATGTGGAGGGTTAATGCTACCAGTCTTGCCCAGGACACTCTAAATTCTGTTGTGCTATTGTGCTAATtcttgattaaaataaaaaacttacGTTTTTCtgcaacaaaagcaaaatgtcagaacaaaaatcaccaaaaagaTAGTCAGATACCTCCATCCATGTTAATACCGGACCACAGTTGATCTTATTGTCAGCGATGTTAGAGAAGCGGGACAGGTAGGTTGCCAACATTGTGGCTACTGACTGGAAGGAAGCACATGATCAAGATttgtaaaacacaaactgtctgTAACATTAAACAGATAACTTCAGGCAAATCTGTGATCTTATACGTTATGGACATAGATACCTCATCGGTGTCCTTCAGCGTGTCGTATCGCGGCAGCTCAGTGAGCTGGGAGTAACGACGGTCGTATATACACAAGTGCAGATGCTTGTCCAGCACCCGGAAGTCTTCATAAGACCTCTTCACCAGCCAGTTTCGACCCTGAGAGGACGAACAAATGataaatggaaatggaaagaaatatACGACATCGTGCGATCTAATCTCGTTCACAAAAGTAGCAAGTGATGTTACCTGGCAAGTGATCTGGACCAGAAAGACCAGCTCCTTGGAGTCCAGCCCAGCCTTTGGTCCTTCACTCTGCCCCTCTGCAAAGGCCAGCTACAGAGAGACAAAGAAGCGAACGCTGAGAAGGCTGTCGTGCTAAATAATTGATCAGTTTAATACAACAACCTCTCTGTATATGACCTGGTATACAAGGAGAACTTCATGTAAGGACCCATTTCTGCATG comes from Astatotilapia calliptera chromosome 14, fAstCal1.2, whole genome shotgun sequence and encodes:
- the arhgap32a gene encoding rho GTPase-activating protein 32 isoform X3 encodes the protein MRTYKMTGVTQTDKLTFPRGHFPRLAECAHFHYETVDFGNVQLAFAEGQSEGPKAGLDSKELVFLVQITCQGRNWLVKRSYEDFRVLDKHLHLCIYDRRYSQLTELPRYDTLKDTDESVATMLATYLSRFSNIADNKINCGPVLTWMEIDNKGNHLLVSEEASINVPAIAAAHVTKRYTAQATDELTFEVGDIVSVIDMPPKEDTGWWRGKHGFQVGFFPCDCVELINDKIPPSVQSSVPKPVCKKHGKLVTFLRSFMKSRPPPQKLRQRGILRERVFGCDLGEHLHNSGHEVPQVVKSCADFIEKHGVVDGIYRLSGISSNIQKLRHEFDSEQVPDLSRDVYTQDIHSVGSLCKLYFRELPNPLLTYQLYDRFSEAVSAATDEERLVKIHNVIQQLPPPHYRTLEFLMRHLSQLATFSSITNMHTKNLAIVWAPNLLRSRQIESACFSGTAAFMEVRIQSVVVEFILNNTEALFSPKLNSIIRERTGNNTLSRPKSLMVCSPSTKLLSIEEAQARTQVHLSSPATTPCLTHSDYIEVGEGPGALLGKFHTVIELPIESSKRPPAKAKKSPVGNWLSFFHLGKSHSVSKRKLKRHPSEPNEIKSIALPGGRGDSGTLRSTKSEESLTSLQNLQGEPPSYRPLRPRSTSEAMSAVSKDDLHNGGSKRDRKTKPPHESHAGADRVSTAAGISPPHQEDDLDLSPPAAGISILDFDPMSFQCSPPSATPGPQHGKDTNKWRKNVGCSSESELISSPNNNNLACLQSPDISPVLSKGVRKVSYKQLSPKLRKKSFKTQADVQSASMSLPPQKVSSTPADNGDAPLADGKGPKASYQHCSPLSTASQASAVTDLTQSAQNMSDPGTDRLMSSVSVLPPHPPLTSAARKLALALAETAQKASSGSQRRSNVPVHPLHRPEASHVQDRPPRPSVLDLKAYPQEYSGSNVSPASQWQTSVHSPAETHCYSHPLHFLPPHLCSESLQVTDGQESMCNFTPNVSPLGSGSLDEGSAERRDCREKKELSDVTQTEHTYQSVGVSTPTQPVYSPQSPSASPGYVNPDSINVFNFRSVLAETSMPASIEEVFPRPLQPSLTHHYSPEEETPLGMLEDVYSNQHYHHHHHHHHRPVQAARMPAPHCPRPDALPVHLSGPKGLYRQSSEGRYSSLGLRHPLSPQYRRYHRDEHLISGCHRQQGQWQRSDDRVVGHPAIRRARSFHAPQISHYELAETEVLPPDTMFYVEQTAGQEAPYQRLNQTGLHPVRPQFENTHADYHYSPYSNVNPADGSRYYAEPCRQSGIRHSKSYTVRSTRESGQSDYYNYSPQRVPPVNRELFIESRDTVVYEARDAEVFERLLYQPVMQESKSRHKNTYPAASPCESPISLADTRSRDIAHTRSKSDPGNACLLSADKMERQNVMLTSPTSQRSQPVDPEVTRRQRVHRSSADSGPSRRIHIKERSSQQPPLRKVPSLPERGCPNFKTVEHNDRSHTRGHDQDRLMMTNAVNSYSGMVKPSILRRPGRSQSTRENRHYYHYHAKSQMDPEHLGSFSNRRTQSTKVRPTQYDHMEGYYAAPKPKPTRSVKAVAGYLPGQGCMSPRGHRLLSQALGHEAFYHAAPRSEAGVYE